The Papaver somniferum cultivar HN1 unplaced genomic scaffold, ASM357369v1 unplaced-scaffold_107, whole genome shotgun sequence genome includes a region encoding these proteins:
- the LOC113327687 gene encoding B3 domain-containing protein Os01g0723500-like — translation MGNKIVEPGAERRHHIFKIFHEEEQNRRLRIPVAFCSRLPTDSPACKWAIIQGLSGASCVVEVNKTENGTFLEDGWEIFLQENCLKKYDFLVFRHDGGMQFLVKVFKGKGCPREECFAPALSPILAQESHGPPEECITPVVSPLGRELVIVGDLLYFA, via the exons ATGGGGAACAAGATTGTTGAACCAGGAGCTGAAAGGAGACATCATATCTTCAAGATCTTCCATGAAGAAGAACAGAACAGAAGATTG CGCATTCCTGTAGCTTTCTGTTCTAGATTACCCACAGATTCTCCAGCATGTAAATGGGCAATTATCCAGGGCCTTAGTGGAGCGTCTTGTGTTGTAGAAGTGAACAAAACCGAAAATGGCACCTTCCTCGAGGATGGCTGGGAGATATTTTTGCAAGAGAACTGCTTGAAAAAGTATGATTTTCTTGTGTTTAGGCATGATGGTGGAATGCAGTTCCTTGTTAAGGTCTTCAAAGGAAAGGGGTGTCCAAGAGAGGAGTGTTTTGCCCCTGCTCTTTCTCCAATTCTTGCGCAAGAAAGTCATGGTCCACCAGAAGAATGCATCACTCCTGTAGTTTCTCCACTTGGGCGAGAACTTGTAATAGTAGGGGATTTATTATATTTTGCTTAA